TCGAAAATACCCATGTGGAGGGGAGTTATTGTTGCTTACATAGTTGTGGCTCTCTGTTACTTCCCTGTTGCTTTTATTGGATACTGGATATTTGGAAATGCAGTGCAAGACAACATTCTATTATCTTTGAACAAACCTACATGGCTCATTGTCATGGCTAATATGTTTGTCGTCGTCCACGTTATTGGGAGCTATCAGGTACCATGTTCTGAACtaaaattggaatttttttgTTATTATAATTAAAGCGTACCATTTTACCTAACAAAATATTAATCGTTTGTATCTTATGATGTTGTAGGTCTTTGCAATGCCAGTGTTTGACATGCTCGAGACCTTTCTTGTTAAGAAAGTCAGGTTCAGGCCTACGTGGTACTTGCGATTTGTTACCAGAAACCTTTATGTTGGTAAGTAACTTGCCTTCATTTAATTTGTTCTATACATGAATAAAATTTGAAGTAGAAACCTCGTAATAATGTCTTTGGTCTAATTGCAGCTTTCACAATGTTTGTTGGAATCACCTTCCCTTTCTTTGGGGGTCTTCTTGGATTCTTTGGAGGATTTGCTTTTGCCCCAACATCATATTTTGTAAGTGATAtatccaaaataaataaattaatcgTTATAGACTTTCTAGTGCAGACGGCAGAGTACTTATATTTTTGTTTCTTCAGCTGCCTTGCATCATTTGGCTGGCAATCTACAAGCCAAAGAGATTCAGTCTTTCTTGGATTGCTAATTGGGTATGGTGCAACTTAAGTGTTTTTTCATTTGTGTAATTTTGCATTTTGTATACACTTATAAATGAGAGACTAATATGTTCTTTTATGACAGATTTGCATAATTTTTGGAGTTCTATTGATGGTTTTAGGACCAATTGGTGGGTTGAGATCCATCATAGTACAAGCAAAGACCTACAAATTTTACGATTAGGCTTCTCTTTCTTGGTTAAGGAGAACTTTTTATCATCCAAGTGCGAGAAAATGGCGATGATTATGCATCTGATTTAATTTCTACAGATAGATGTTTTTATCGCAGAGGAATTTCTGGCTAGATACTGTGTGTGTTTTGGCTTAAAACTTTATAGTATAGGTTTTCTTCGTATGTAAAGATACGATTAATTTCATAGTATTGTTCATTATCAAGACTTGAGGGCATCTTTTAGTTTCTCTGTTTCTCTTTTCTTTCTAATAAGCCATCTACAATAAAAGTCTAAAGTCCTTTTAAAAGAGTTTTTGTTCACGACAAACGTAAATAATGTAGCTTATGAATTTTTTTAGTACGTACTTCTTTTTAGTATTGTTTAATATACCACAAAAAAAGGTTGTCCTTCAAATTTTCACCAATTCAGAAATCAGAACCTACCATAAGTATTCGAAAGTTATAAAATTCTCTTTAACTTGAGTTAGTTTTATACCGCATCTTTCATCCCATGTCTAAGCAATTAAGCACTATACATAATTATCAAGCAGTCCCAATGCACAAATAAAACATGGGATATCAACATAAGTTTCACATTTAATAAGTTTTAAAAGCATGGATGATCATTCAGCTATTTATTTGTTTTGTCACATAAAAATTACTCCACTAAACAATTCACCAATCTATCTAAAAGGCATTCTCATCAGAAAATGTATGTATTTGGTATAAATTTTTGCACATTACTTAAGTGGCATGTCACATTCAGTGGCGGGGTAAGATTTTCATCAAGGGGTTCGAAGATAAATGGAACGGGGCGGCGAAAAGCAAGACTAACCTTAACCGCTAAATTTTAATTCACTTTGGGCATCCCGTTTATATTTGGTATGTTGGTGTTGTTTTCAATGTTCTACTTTATTTAAAACattttgtttcttcttcttccGAATTAGCGTCCCTTCAATCATATATTATCTTTGAGAATCTGAGAATCGCCAAGGTTCTTAAAAATAGTTGTAAGGATTGAATTACAAATATTATAATACTAAATATATTTAGTGTACTCAACAGATAAAAAAATACTCAATAGCATCAATATCAATATGTTAAAGGGAATAATCTCAAGACTTCCCTGAAATTTTGACTTATAATACATGCATCCCTCGTGGTTTCAAATATTACATGAACCTGCCCTCTTTGATATGTAAGTATAACATTAGTATTCTGTAATCGAAAATGGATAAATTTACTCTTTAGCGTCAACTTTTATGTTTGATCTCCCTCTTTTTATGTTAACTTATTTTGCGTTTCTTTTAAAGTTTTCTAGAAATACTTGCAAATAAAACCTTAGGGGTTATATATAAGATTAAAACTGAGTCCGAAATTTTTTTGGACAAGCAACTGAAGAAACTAACGAAATAATATTAGTCTTAAATTTTGTTGAATGCGAGCATATAAAGGAGTATTGGTTTTCTGTGTTCTTTGCATATCTATATACTAGTTGCATAAGGCCCGTGCTAAatccgggcccaaactcaaaatataaaaacaGTACGTAACTTTTATCAATTAATCATAATTTTTCACATATTTCTActacataattaatttaatgtaattGAGGTTAATCATATCTTGTTGATGAGTTCTCGAAATTATTAACGCTTATTCGTCATATAATTGGATAATTTCTAAATGAGGAAGTAAATTTGATAGGAAAATAAGAAAATACCGGGTGATTAGATATTCTATACACTAACATGCTAAGATACGATAATTGCAACTCGGtgaaaattataaattgaaaaataattttgtctttttatgaatttgtgagtaTGTGGTTTTTATTTATAGATAGAAATagatttctttttatatttattaatttttcacttattattttgtgttcaAGGCTTTATGCTAGTTAAATGTGGGTTTTAACCTTAGTTTAAACGAAACTCAATAAATAATCTAAATTCATAAAATAAATCTCGAGTTAGTTCTTTATATATACTTTATGattaaaaaaatcaattcttAGTTAATCAGACAAGATTTGATGAATATGGTCTTTACTGATAACGCTACTTTCATTTTCAACATTATACAACATTGTTCGGTAATTTTTACTTTTTGTATATGTTAGCAAATATGATCTCACTAAAGAGGTAAGGTATTGGGGGTTTAAAATAAATAGAGACAAACATATGGAGAAACATATGACGTGAGAAATGTTTAAATGTAAAGTAAGACACAACAAAAGTTTCAGCTGAAAAGGAAATTTTGGCTCTAAAGTTACCTAAATTTTACCAAAATGTTTAAGGACATCATAAAAAAAGAACTTCCTCCGATCCATATTATATGGTTTTTTAGTCTGGACACACCCTTTATGAAATCACTCACCAATAGAAAGTAAGAAATCCTTTTACTAAATTTATCCTTAATTAAATACCACAAATTTAATATGATTTCTTGGTTATATATAAATTCACTTATTTAAATAAGCATAAATttgaaaaaattaaataaatataaaatagcAATATATTTAAAACTAAATATAGAAGTTAAAACAACCATATAATATGGTTGAATGAATAACCTAATAAGCAGTAAGAAGAGATTGTTAAAAAGTTGTCAGAATGGATTGTTAAAAAGTTGTTAGCAGCATTGGTTGTAGTGGGTTGATTGGGATCCCCCTACTCTTAATCAGAAGTCTCGAGTTCGAGCTCCTGAGAATGAAAAAAATTATTGGGAGCGTCACCCCCAGAAATCGGCGTTGCAATGCATGATCCGAATGTAATCAGAATCCAATACGAATACGGTACACCAAaataaaaaaacccaaaaaagaGGTTCTTGAAAAAGTTGCACAACCGACCAATGATAGAAGTGCATGAGTGGACTTCATTAAATGAATAATagcaaaaatgaaaaaatgaaacaCATGGCATGAAAAGTCAATTGGTGAGCAGCCTCGTGCAAGCACCATATCAGATTTCAGAGGCTGTGAGGACGACAAATTTTAAGTATCCTCACTTATATATAGTTATTAATTTTGTGCAATTTTTTGTATTCTATAAATGAAAGTATTTTATGCATTTTTTTGTAGTTTTATGTTTTGCTAAATGAAAGCATACACAGACTAAACATACTTTGTTTTGACAACTCATTATAACTAGCTTCCACACTATCAAACACGTATCGAGCAGGAATCGGTCACCCCAATTTCGAATGTATACGGACTAATGCACTTTGGACAAACACATTACATGGTAACTCTTGCTTAACCCAATAACAATGAAGTGGCTTTCCTATTAGGGTCAACCTTAGTATTCCAAGgccaatttgcaggattggccttcgctggaggcttttaatttttgtccctcaaaatgatggtctttaacttttgtccttcaggcagaatttgtaAATGACCAGAATTTgcaaaattttgccttaaggcagaatttgcatgggttCGAATccacaacctcggggtattaggtgaaaaattaaagatcaccaatttgaaggacaaaaaaaaGGATTTTGGAATAGCAAGTAAAATACTTGAAATTGTGATTGCATTAGACATTGGGCAATTCACAGGAATGccctattttggggtggtctttaatttttgtcctttgttAGAACCTTTTGGTTTCGGATTCGAATCCCCGCTCAatcaagaataaaaataaaaattcacaaggtagagtttggattcgcgaGGCAGAGATTTGCACGCAAAACTCATCTGAAGGCAGAGATTTGCCTGCAAAACTTTGCCTCATGCATAATTTTGCTACCTTCAGGCGGAGTTTGAAACTCTACCTTaagagtttgcagtcaaactctacctgatcaggcagagtttgagtCAAACTCTCTTGTAGaattttgccttcaggcataccaaaactctaccttaaggcagagttttgtctTATACCTGAACGCAAAACTCTACCTGCAAACAGAGTTTTACATGTGAGATAGAGTTTGCAAACTCTGCCTGCAGgtgcaaaactctacctgcagggcaaaactctgccttacaaattcaaacctctgccttacgaaattccttctttttcttttctactgagttggggttcgaacccagaaccttgagGTATTAAGcgaaggataaaaaaaaataaagatcaccaatttgaggggtaaaaattaaagaccagtgcttttgaagggttatccgcgcaaaaaaaaaaaaccgacaatTAACTCTCTGTCCAAATGCCTCAATAGCTTCAAACAAAAGGCCATAAGGTAAGCCCTTTTATCAATATGGTCCAAGAAATCCAGTGTTTGTGCTCTGTAGAGAAAAGTCGTAAGttatagggtgtgtttggtatgactaAAAATGTTTTTCCggaattattttcctattttatcTTGTTTGGTTGAATTTTTGATCGAAATAAGCCATTATTTAAACCAATTCACTAAAACAATAcgtttttttaaacaaaaaaagaaaatatatagAACTAGAATAAATGTATTCCCCAGTAACACAAGCTAAGCATGTAGACAGAGATATACACCAGCCATGGAAATAACTAAAAAGGGGTATGCctggcaaccggttccaaccggaaccggttatggaaccggttaaggaaccggccggttccggtttaaccggttccggtttaccggttttaaacctcaaaccggaaccggtccggtttgaagtggttaaaatctatttttttttgttttttgtattatatatatatattatagtatttatttgtatattgtagctatattttcatatgttatacaactttataattaaagtttaaatatttactgactaacagcctaacagcaagtcagcaatacagaatagtgtttttcgtatacatatatatgtataacttacatatacttatatatatgtataacttaatatatatactatacagacttatatatatgtactatatactatatatacttatatatatatgtactatatactatatatactatatatatgtataacttaatatatatactaaatatatgtataacttaatatatatactaaatatatgtataacttaatatatatactatatatatgtactatatactatatatacttatatatatgtataacttaatatatatactatatatacatatctactatatatacttaatatatatgtactatatactaaatatatgtataacttaatatatatatattatatatatacttatatatatgtactatatactatatatactttttttttttattatttttttaaattttttaccggtttaaccggtccggttccggtttccaaaatattggaaccgaaccggtaaaccattaaacggttaaccggaaccggttaaccggttctaccggttccggtttcggttccggtttaaccggttcggttaccggttaaaaccggtaatgGCAAACCGGTTGCCAGGTCTAAAAAGGGGTGACTAAAAATTGCATAGAAAGGTGAGAAAAGACCTCAATGGAGTATAACTTTCTTCACTATATTAATAAAGATCTCTCGAGCGTCGGATTACAGAGGAAAACAAAAGCACGTCGAGTCGTCGACCGAACTTGAAAATAGGACTGTTCACCGGAGCTTGACGAACTTCACTAAACCCGAAACTGGTGGTTTCTCGAACTGTTTTGGGTGGGTGTCAATGGTGTTTAAAAGGTTGTTTTCCATGAGTTTATGGA
Above is a genomic segment from Lycium barbarum isolate Lr01 chromosome 12, ASM1917538v2, whole genome shotgun sequence containing:
- the LOC132622329 gene encoding lysine histidine transporter 1-like isoform X2, with the translated sequence MGTQAPSDYNDSKVDTRTAEEKAIDEWLPITSSRTAKWWYSAFHNVTAMVGAGVLSLPYAMAELGCYSTIAWGASIKKGVQPDVDYGYKAHSTPGTIFDFLSGLGEVAFAYAGHNVVLEIQATIPSTPDVPSKIPMWRGVIVAYIVVALCYFPVAFIGYWIFGNAVQDNILLSLNKPTWLIVMANMFVVVHVIGSYQVFAMPVFDMLETFLVKKVRFRPTWYLRFVTRNLYVAFTMFVGITFPFFGGLLGFFGGFAFAPTSYFLPCIIWLAIYKPKRFSLSWIANWICIIFGVLLMVLGPIGGLRSIIVQAKTYKFYD